In Papaver somniferum cultivar HN1 chromosome 1, ASM357369v1, whole genome shotgun sequence, a genomic segment contains:
- the LOC113305551 gene encoding lysine-specific demethylase JMJ25-like isoform X1, producing MKETLPENLRCNRSDGKQWRCGRRVLDGIKFCEFHHLQSRHRQYKQKVPDSIKYLRQSGKKLDSLVTLDQDSSKFLKSIKKIKTRQVEFSQDDVFKKLKLNKGDSLQWELIKVFIQRQIERKKECVSDYMDERELMRDLPNGLMAISPVPDVNFDNAASFCDRKLGLDTGVFVRRSIRSKNIEPLPISTLQVVPYGRDLVELEKGLRRVCHRCRKSNGMSIIRCINCRKECFCMNCIEKWYHIVPQEVKMSCPVCRGSCNCKTCLSILAEDGEFKDFMRDQNKVSKILQFHYVVCLLLPVLKKINKEQRFELEVEAKVRGKSSSEISIQQVECSYDEQLFCNNCKTSIVDFHRSCSNCSYDLCLSCCQELRCGNLPGGNEKAIFAYLDKGKSYMHGGKPITIKQRSSSKRKRMRGSSSFLKALPVWKANDLDHSISCPPKELGGCGGYILDLRCVFPSNWTEELEKNAEEIACTYDFPDSLYSSSHCSLCISPCGTTQGFDTNVQKAATREDSEDNFLYYPPGRDIKDGIEHFQKHLGRGQPVIVRDVLQNTSDLSWDPLNMFKDFLDVDIPENDQNVVTAIDCMDWCEVEIGIQQFFIGYLEGRMHLNLWPEMLKVKEWPSPEMLRKLFPDHNDQFIHALPFQEYTNPNSGLLNLAVKLPKELSKPDLGPHVYISYGMAEELGRGDSVTKLRCDLSDMVNVLTHITEVATSLEQHGKIQKLKKKHEDQNRRESHLFKKLVNKVKSEPDLGIENVEKANNSKKQDVIGQVQFPNAVARVSCVPTTRADEGGFLVKDELVSDAEENIEICNVFRKCPVSNSLGAQWDVFRREDVPKLQEYLRLHSKEFRHIYCSPIEHVAHPIFDECFFLDSIHKKKLKEEYEIEPWTFYQNLGEAIIVPAGCPYQIRYLKRCINVQMDFVSPENVSKSIQLVEELRLLPKDHKAKQDRLEVKKMSLYGINAAIKEIRELISSAMKNR from the exons ATGAAAGAAACATTACCTGAAAATCTTCGTTGCAATAGAAGTGATGGTAAACAATGGAGATGCGGAAGAAGAGTATTGGATGGTATTAAGTTCTGTGAATTCCATCATCTCCAATCTCGGCACCGTCAGTACAAACAAAAAGTTCCAGATTCTATTAAATATCTAAGACAATCCGGAAAGAAATTAGATTCTTTGGTTACTTTAGATCAAGATTCTAGTAAGTTTCTCAAATCTATTAAGAAGATTAAAACCCGGCAAGTTGAATTTTCTCAAGATGATGTTTttaagaaattgaaattgaataaAGGGGATTCATTACAATGGGAGTTGATTAAAGTGTTTATACAGAGACAAATTGAAAGAAAGAAGGAATGTGTAAGTGATTATATGGATGAAAGGGAGTTAATGAGGGATTTGCCTAATGGATTAATGGCGATTTCTCCTGTTCCTGATGTGAATTTTGACAATGCTGCTTCTTTTTGTGATAGAAAACTAGGTTTAGATACTGGGGTTTTTGTTAGACGTTCTATTCGGTCTAAGAATATAGAGCCTCTCCCAATTAGTACTCTTCAG GTTGTTCCTTACGGAAGAGATCTTGTTGAATTGGAGAAGGGTTTAAGGAGGGTTTGCCATAGATGTAGAAAAAGTAATGGAATGAGTATTATACGGTGTATAAATTGCCGAAAAGAATGTTTTTGCATGAACTGCATTGAGAAATG GTATCACATTGTGCCCCAAGAAGTTAAGATGTCATGCCCAGTATGCCGTGGCTCTTGCAACTGCAAGACATGTTTGAGTATTCTAGCTGAAGATggtgaatttaag GACTTTATGAGAGATCAGAATAAGGTTAGCAAAATCCTACAGTTCCATTATGTGGTCTGTCTGCTGCTTCCAGTATTGAAAAAAATCAATAAGGAACAAAGGTTTGAACTGGAAGTGGAAGCAAAAGTAAGAGGAAAGTCTTCATCTGAAATTTCTATTCAACAAGTAGAATGCAGCTATGACGAGCAACTCTTCTGTAATAATTGCAAAACTTCTATTGTAGATTTTCATAGAAGCTGCTCAAATTGTTCATACGACCTTTGCCTTAGTTGTTGTCAGGAGCTCCGTTGTGGAAACTTACCTGGAGgtaatgaaaaagccatctttgcTTACCTCGATAAAGGGAAAAGTTACATGCATGGTGGGAAACCTATCACGATTAAGCAGAGAAGCTCATCTAAACGGAAACGTATGCGTGGGTCATCATCTTTTCTGAAGGCGTTGCCTGTCTGGAAAGCTAATGATCTCGATCATAGTATTTCTTGCCCACCTAAGGAGttgggtggttgtggtggttacaTATTGGATTTGAGATGCGTATTTCCATCAAATTGGACTGAAGAGTTAGAAAAAAACGCTGAAGAAATAGCTTGCACCTATGACTTTCCGGATAGTTTGTATTCTTCCTCTCACTGTTCCTTATGCATTAGCCCGTGTGGCACAACTCAAGGATTTGATACTAATGTACAAAAGGCAGCAACCAGGGAAGATTCGGAAGACAATTTCCTGTATTATCCACCTGGACGGGATATTAAAGATGGCATTGAACATTTCCAGAAGCATTTGGGAAGAGGTCAGCCTGTAATAGTTCGAGACGTTCTTCAGAACACCTCGGATTTGAGCTGGGATCCACTAAACATGTTCAAGGACTTTCTTGATGTGGACATACCTGAAAATGATCAGAATGTAGTGACAGCTATAGATTGCATGGATTGGTGTGAG GTAGAAATTGGAATTCAACAATTCTTCATCGGGTATCTAGAAGGGAGGATGCATTTAAATTTGTGGCCCGAGATGCTTAAAGTGAAGGAATGGCCTTCTCCAGAAATGTTACGAAAACTGTTCCCTGATCATAATGATCAGTTTATCCATGCTCTACCTTTTCAAGAATATACGAATCCTAACTCTGGTCTTCTAAATCTTGCTGTGAAGTTACCAAAGGAATTATCAAAGCCTGACCTTGGTCCACATGTATATATTTCATATGGGATGGCTGAGGAACTTGGGCGTGGTGATTCTGTTACAAAGCTGCGTTGTGATTTATCTGATATG GTAAATGTTCTGACACACATTACAGAGGTTGCGACTTCTTTGGAACAACATGGTAAGATACAAAAGCTAAAGAAAAAGcatgaagatcaaaaccgaagGGAGTCTCACTTGTTTAAGAAGTTAGTGAATAAAGTGAAGAGCGAACCAGATTTGGGGATAGAGAACGTTGAGAAAGCCAACAATAGTAAAAAACAGGATGTTATTGGACAGGTGCAATTTCCAAATGCAGTTGCCCGGGTTTCTTGCGTTCCAACAACTAGAGCTGACGAGGGTGGTTTTCTTGTGAAAGATGAATTGGTGTCTGATGCTGAAGAGAATATAGAAATCTGCAACGTATTCAGAAAATGTCCAGTTTCGAATTCCCTTGGCGCCCAGTGGGATGTTTTCCGAAGAGAAGATGTACCAAAGCTGCAGGAGTACCTCAGACTACATTCCAAGGAGTTCAGGCACATATATTGTTCTCCCATTGAACAT GTCGCTCATCCAATATTTGATGAATGTttttttcttgattcaattcacAAGAAGAAGCTTAAGGAGGAGTACG AAATTGAACCTTGGACTTTCTATCAGAACCTTGGCGAGGCCATCATTGTTCCAGCTGGATGTCCATATCAAATAAGATATCTTAAG CGTTGCATAAACGTGCAAATGGATTTTGTGTCTCCTGAAAATGTTAGCAAGAGCATCCAGTTAGTTGAAGAACTTCGGCTACTTCCAAAGGACCATAAAGCCAAACAAGATAGGCTAGAA GTGAAGAAAATGAGTCTCTATGGTATTAATGCAGCAATCAAAGAAATCCGTGAACTCATATCATCAGCAAT GAAGAATAGGTGA
- the LOC113305539 gene encoding equilibrative nucleotide transporter 3-like encodes MAVHGENEEGKLTATVVCWLLGNGCLFSWNSMLSIVDYYENLFPKYHPARVLPIVYQPFAVGILVILTYNEAKINTRRRNLLGYTIFFISALLVLVLDLATSGKGGIGTYVGLCIISGVFGVGEACVQGGMIGDLSLMCPEFIQSYLAGLAASGALTSALRLITKAAFGNSRNGLRNGAMMYFAISMLFELLCLILYAHVFPKLPIVKYYRSKAASEGSKTVSADLAAGGIRVLTNGQAAEEKPEYMERLNNKQLIVQNMAYAATIFLIFVLTFSIFPGFLTEDTKKHSLGSWHALVMIAMFNVWNLIGRYIPLIDSLKLKSRRWLLIVSLARFLLIPCFYFTAKYGDEGWMIMLTSLLGLSQGYLPVCVLTEAPKNYKGPEQNALGNLLVLFLGGGVLAGVTLDLLWLIGKGW; translated from the exons ATGGCAGTTCATGGTGAAAATGAAGAG GGAAAGCTTACAGCCACAGTAGTATGTTGGCTTCTAGGAAATGGATGCCTTTTCTCATGGAATAGTATGTTATCAATTGTTGATTACTATGAAAACTTGTTCCCG AAATACCATCCAGCGAGGGTTCTTCCCATAGTCTATCAACCTTTCGCAGTTGGAATATTGGTTATTCTAACATACAACGAAGCAAAGATAAATACAAGAAGAAGGAACTTACTTGGTTATACCATTTTCTTCATAAGCGCCTTACTGGTTCTTGTT TTGGACTTGGCTACATCTGGAAAAGGAGGGATTGGAACATATGTTGGTCTATGTATAATCAGCGGCGTATTTGGAGTTGGTGAAGCCTGCGTTCAAGGTGGAATGATTGGAGATCTCTCCTTGATGTGCCCCGAGTTCATTCAA TCTTACTTGGCTGGTTTGGCTGCTTCTGGTGCTCTAACTTCTGCCTTGAGGTTGATTACAAAAGCAGCCTTCGGAAATTCAAGAAACGGCCTTCGTAATGGAGCTA TGATGTACTTTGCTATCTCCATGTTATTTGAGCTGCTATGTCTGATTCTGTATGCACATGTCTTCCCCAAACTGCCTATTGTAAAGTACTACCGTTCAAAAGCAGCCTCAGAAGGAtctaaaactgtttctgctgatctTGCGGCTGGTGGAATACGAGTACTAACAAACGGACAa GCTGCAGAAGAGAAGCCTGAGTATATGGAGCGCCTAAACAACAAACAGTTGATTGTTCAAAACATGGCCTATGCAGCTACAATATTTCTCATATTTGTTTTGACATTTTCAATATTTCCTGGGTTTTTAACCGAAGACACTAAAAAGCACAGCTTGGGGAGTTG GCACGCGCTTGTTATGATTGCCATGTTTAATGTCTGGAATCTGATTGGAAGATATATTCCTCTTATTGATTCCTTGAAGTTGAAATCACGTCGATGGCTTCTCATTGTGTCTCTTGCTCGTTTCTTACTGATCCCATGTTTTTACTTCACGGCTAAGTATGGAGATGAAGGTTGGATGATCATGTTGACTTCCTTACTGGGATTAAGTCAAGGATATCTCCCTGTTTGTGTTCTAACTGAGGCGCCAAAGAACTATAAG GGGCCGGAGCAAAACGCACTAGGAAACTTGCTTGTATTGTTTCTGGGCGGAGGTGTACTTGCAGGGGTAACACTAGACTTGTTATGGCTTATTGGTAAAGGCTGGTAA
- the LOC113305551 gene encoding lysine-specific demethylase JMJ25-like isoform X2, with product MKETLPENLRCNRSDGKQWRCGRRVLDGIKFCEFHHLQSRHRQYKQKVPDSIKYLRQSGKKLDSLVTLDQDSSKFLKSIKKIKTRQVEFSQDDVFKKLKLNKGDSLQWELIKVFIQRQIERKKECVSDYMDERELMRDLPNGLMAISPVPDVNFDNAASFCDRKLGLDTGVFVRRSIRSKNIEPLPISTLQVVPYGRDLVELEKGLRRVCHRCRKSNGMSIIRCINCRKECFCMNCIEKWYHIVPQEVKMSCPVCRGSCNCKTCLSILAEDGEFKDFMRDQNKVSKILQFHYVVCLLLPVLKKINKEQRFELEVEAKELRCGNLPGGNEKAIFAYLDKGKSYMHGGKPITIKQRSSSKRKRMRGSSSFLKALPVWKANDLDHSISCPPKELGGCGGYILDLRCVFPSNWTEELEKNAEEIACTYDFPDSLYSSSHCSLCISPCGTTQGFDTNVQKAATREDSEDNFLYYPPGRDIKDGIEHFQKHLGRGQPVIVRDVLQNTSDLSWDPLNMFKDFLDVDIPENDQNVVTAIDCMDWCEVEIGIQQFFIGYLEGRMHLNLWPEMLKVKEWPSPEMLRKLFPDHNDQFIHALPFQEYTNPNSGLLNLAVKLPKELSKPDLGPHVYISYGMAEELGRGDSVTKLRCDLSDMVNVLTHITEVATSLEQHGKIQKLKKKHEDQNRRESHLFKKLVNKVKSEPDLGIENVEKANNSKKQDVIGQVQFPNAVARVSCVPTTRADEGGFLVKDELVSDAEENIEICNVFRKCPVSNSLGAQWDVFRREDVPKLQEYLRLHSKEFRHIYCSPIEHVAHPIFDECFFLDSIHKKKLKEEYEIEPWTFYQNLGEAIIVPAGCPYQIRYLKRCINVQMDFVSPENVSKSIQLVEELRLLPKDHKAKQDRLEVKKMSLYGINAAIKEIRELISSAMKNR from the exons ATGAAAGAAACATTACCTGAAAATCTTCGTTGCAATAGAAGTGATGGTAAACAATGGAGATGCGGAAGAAGAGTATTGGATGGTATTAAGTTCTGTGAATTCCATCATCTCCAATCTCGGCACCGTCAGTACAAACAAAAAGTTCCAGATTCTATTAAATATCTAAGACAATCCGGAAAGAAATTAGATTCTTTGGTTACTTTAGATCAAGATTCTAGTAAGTTTCTCAAATCTATTAAGAAGATTAAAACCCGGCAAGTTGAATTTTCTCAAGATGATGTTTttaagaaattgaaattgaataaAGGGGATTCATTACAATGGGAGTTGATTAAAGTGTTTATACAGAGACAAATTGAAAGAAAGAAGGAATGTGTAAGTGATTATATGGATGAAAGGGAGTTAATGAGGGATTTGCCTAATGGATTAATGGCGATTTCTCCTGTTCCTGATGTGAATTTTGACAATGCTGCTTCTTTTTGTGATAGAAAACTAGGTTTAGATACTGGGGTTTTTGTTAGACGTTCTATTCGGTCTAAGAATATAGAGCCTCTCCCAATTAGTACTCTTCAG GTTGTTCCTTACGGAAGAGATCTTGTTGAATTGGAGAAGGGTTTAAGGAGGGTTTGCCATAGATGTAGAAAAAGTAATGGAATGAGTATTATACGGTGTATAAATTGCCGAAAAGAATGTTTTTGCATGAACTGCATTGAGAAATG GTATCACATTGTGCCCCAAGAAGTTAAGATGTCATGCCCAGTATGCCGTGGCTCTTGCAACTGCAAGACATGTTTGAGTATTCTAGCTGAAGATggtgaatttaag GACTTTATGAGAGATCAGAATAAGGTTAGCAAAATCCTACAGTTCCATTATGTGGTCTGTCTGCTGCTTCCAGTATTGAAAAAAATCAATAAGGAACAAAGGTTTGAACTGGAAGTGGAAGCAAAA GAGCTCCGTTGTGGAAACTTACCTGGAGgtaatgaaaaagccatctttgcTTACCTCGATAAAGGGAAAAGTTACATGCATGGTGGGAAACCTATCACGATTAAGCAGAGAAGCTCATCTAAACGGAAACGTATGCGTGGGTCATCATCTTTTCTGAAGGCGTTGCCTGTCTGGAAAGCTAATGATCTCGATCATAGTATTTCTTGCCCACCTAAGGAGttgggtggttgtggtggttacaTATTGGATTTGAGATGCGTATTTCCATCAAATTGGACTGAAGAGTTAGAAAAAAACGCTGAAGAAATAGCTTGCACCTATGACTTTCCGGATAGTTTGTATTCTTCCTCTCACTGTTCCTTATGCATTAGCCCGTGTGGCACAACTCAAGGATTTGATACTAATGTACAAAAGGCAGCAACCAGGGAAGATTCGGAAGACAATTTCCTGTATTATCCACCTGGACGGGATATTAAAGATGGCATTGAACATTTCCAGAAGCATTTGGGAAGAGGTCAGCCTGTAATAGTTCGAGACGTTCTTCAGAACACCTCGGATTTGAGCTGGGATCCACTAAACATGTTCAAGGACTTTCTTGATGTGGACATACCTGAAAATGATCAGAATGTAGTGACAGCTATAGATTGCATGGATTGGTGTGAG GTAGAAATTGGAATTCAACAATTCTTCATCGGGTATCTAGAAGGGAGGATGCATTTAAATTTGTGGCCCGAGATGCTTAAAGTGAAGGAATGGCCTTCTCCAGAAATGTTACGAAAACTGTTCCCTGATCATAATGATCAGTTTATCCATGCTCTACCTTTTCAAGAATATACGAATCCTAACTCTGGTCTTCTAAATCTTGCTGTGAAGTTACCAAAGGAATTATCAAAGCCTGACCTTGGTCCACATGTATATATTTCATATGGGATGGCTGAGGAACTTGGGCGTGGTGATTCTGTTACAAAGCTGCGTTGTGATTTATCTGATATG GTAAATGTTCTGACACACATTACAGAGGTTGCGACTTCTTTGGAACAACATGGTAAGATACAAAAGCTAAAGAAAAAGcatgaagatcaaaaccgaagGGAGTCTCACTTGTTTAAGAAGTTAGTGAATAAAGTGAAGAGCGAACCAGATTTGGGGATAGAGAACGTTGAGAAAGCCAACAATAGTAAAAAACAGGATGTTATTGGACAGGTGCAATTTCCAAATGCAGTTGCCCGGGTTTCTTGCGTTCCAACAACTAGAGCTGACGAGGGTGGTTTTCTTGTGAAAGATGAATTGGTGTCTGATGCTGAAGAGAATATAGAAATCTGCAACGTATTCAGAAAATGTCCAGTTTCGAATTCCCTTGGCGCCCAGTGGGATGTTTTCCGAAGAGAAGATGTACCAAAGCTGCAGGAGTACCTCAGACTACATTCCAAGGAGTTCAGGCACATATATTGTTCTCCCATTGAACAT GTCGCTCATCCAATATTTGATGAATGTttttttcttgattcaattcacAAGAAGAAGCTTAAGGAGGAGTACG AAATTGAACCTTGGACTTTCTATCAGAACCTTGGCGAGGCCATCATTGTTCCAGCTGGATGTCCATATCAAATAAGATATCTTAAG CGTTGCATAAACGTGCAAATGGATTTTGTGTCTCCTGAAAATGTTAGCAAGAGCATCCAGTTAGTTGAAGAACTTCGGCTACTTCCAAAGGACCATAAAGCCAAACAAGATAGGCTAGAA GTGAAGAAAATGAGTCTCTATGGTATTAATGCAGCAATCAAAGAAATCCGTGAACTCATATCATCAGCAAT GAAGAATAGGTGA